A genomic segment from Acuticoccus sediminis encodes:
- a CDS encoding calcium-binding protein, which produces MSTGLDLKTVTVKISNNFFGPNFVAGLALQSSSYTVVNKNLATLEFQAAYDPSMTIVQEVHGTGFGFDENGRYTGHVTHWNAYDKDNPENGWSFSPLDNSLDRQNELAANPNVTFQNLLVIPLVYNFVGAQYDDFYIFGSFDDIGRGFEGNDEYKTLDGDDTLYGHSGDDTLIGGNGDDLLYGGQDDDAIRGGQGRDTLYGSQGDDRINGGTESDLIGGGAGSDTIFGDDGDDVIEGNGAFDRINGGNGNDLIFGGGGGDSLLGDADADTIEGGDGNDSIYGGTEGDSLLGDAGNDTIRGNADDDTVRGGSGDDLIRGDAGVDFLFGDAGNDTVLGDADTDQVFGNRGDDQVHSGTGADFIVGGLGDDTLWGNASGGAGDYDIDSFIFEGPFGNDVVADFEIGFDGINFIGVPEDDVVTTTVGDDVLITADLGDLGISTVLVVGVADLFNPDSDILFA; this is translated from the coding sequence ATGTCGACAGGACTCGATCTGAAGACGGTCACCGTAAAAATCAGCAACAATTTCTTCGGTCCGAACTTCGTCGCAGGCTTGGCGTTGCAGTCGTCGAGCTACACCGTCGTCAATAAGAATTTGGCGACGTTGGAATTTCAGGCCGCCTACGACCCGTCGATGACCATCGTCCAGGAGGTGCACGGGACCGGATTCGGCTTCGACGAGAACGGCCGGTACACCGGTCACGTCACGCACTGGAACGCCTACGACAAGGACAATCCGGAGAACGGGTGGTCCTTCTCGCCGCTGGACAATTCGCTGGACCGGCAGAACGAGCTCGCCGCCAACCCGAACGTGACGTTCCAGAACCTGCTGGTGATCCCGCTCGTCTACAACTTCGTCGGCGCGCAGTACGACGACTTCTACATCTTCGGCTCGTTCGACGACATCGGCCGCGGGTTCGAGGGCAACGACGAGTACAAGACGCTCGACGGTGACGACACCCTCTACGGCCACAGCGGCGACGACACGCTGATCGGCGGCAACGGCGACGACCTCCTCTACGGCGGTCAGGACGACGACGCGATCCGTGGCGGGCAGGGCCGGGACACGCTCTACGGCAGCCAGGGCGACGACCGCATCAACGGCGGCACCGAGTCCGACCTGATCGGCGGCGGGGCCGGCTCCGACACCATCTTCGGTGACGACGGCGACGACGTCATCGAGGGCAACGGCGCCTTCGACCGGATCAACGGCGGCAACGGCAACGACCTGATCTTCGGCGGCGGCGGCGGCGACAGCCTGCTGGGCGATGCCGACGCCGACACGATCGAGGGCGGCGACGGCAACGACTCGATCTACGGCGGCACCGAAGGCGACAGCCTCCTCGGCGACGCCGGCAACGACACCATCCGCGGCAATGCCGACGACGATACGGTGCGCGGCGGCAGCGGCGACGACCTGATCCGAGGCGATGCCGGCGTGGACTTCCTGTTCGGCGACGCCGGCAACGACACCGTCCTCGGCGATGCCGATACCGACCAGGTGTTCGGCAACCGCGGCGACGACCAGGTCCACTCGGGCACCGGCGCGGACTTCATCGTCGGCGGCCTCGGCGACGATACCCTCTGGGGCAACGCGTCGGGCGGCGCCGGCGACTACGACATCGACTCGTTCATCTTCGAGGGGCCGTTCGGCAACGACGTCGTGGCGGACTTCGAGATCGGCTTCGACGGCATCAACTTCATCGGCGTGCCCGAGGACGATGTCGTGACCACCACGGTGGGCGACGATGTCCTCATCACCGCCGACCTCGGCGATCTCGGGATCAGCACCGTCCTCGTCGTCGGCGTGGCGGACCTGTTCAATCCGGACTCCGACATCCTGTTCGCCTGA
- a CDS encoding glycosyltransferase family 2 protein, which translates to MPDVSVIIAAYCAEDSIATSIASALAQDVDLEVIVVDDASPDGTAEAAEAVDDPRVRVLRLEDNGGPGVARNSGFAAATGTFIAVLDADDAFRPGRLARCLARGEDADIIIDSITIEETGRPARTLDVAEAAGGPTLDLTDYVRLNSPMARKDTLGYTKPLFRRTFLEANGLHYDPLLRIGEDYLLMAEALACGARCAVVPDAGYVYRRRAGSISARLGVRHIEAMLAADVCFEAHHTLCEEVVEAIAARRSALSDALAFAEAIEQLKARRPVSAAVAVMRRPRSAIHFRYPIGARLHRLFRGGAPEAAAS; encoded by the coding sequence TTGCCTGACGTATCGGTGATCATAGCGGCGTACTGCGCCGAGGACTCCATCGCGACGTCCATCGCCAGCGCGCTCGCGCAGGACGTGGACCTCGAAGTCATCGTCGTCGACGACGCCTCCCCCGACGGCACCGCGGAGGCCGCCGAGGCGGTGGACGACCCGAGGGTCCGGGTTCTGCGGCTCGAGGACAATGGCGGCCCCGGCGTCGCGCGCAATTCCGGCTTCGCGGCGGCGACGGGCACGTTCATCGCGGTGCTCGACGCGGACGACGCCTTCCGTCCCGGCCGCCTCGCCCGCTGCCTCGCCCGGGGCGAGGACGCCGACATCATCATCGACAGCATCACCATCGAGGAGACGGGCCGGCCGGCGCGCACGCTGGACGTCGCCGAGGCGGCGGGCGGGCCGACGCTCGACCTCACCGACTACGTGCGCCTCAACAGCCCGATGGCGCGCAAGGACACGCTCGGCTACACCAAGCCCCTCTTCCGCCGCACCTTCCTCGAGGCGAACGGCCTCCACTACGACCCGCTCCTGCGGATCGGCGAGGACTATCTGCTGATGGCCGAGGCCCTCGCCTGCGGCGCCCGGTGCGCCGTCGTTCCCGACGCCGGCTACGTCTACCGCCGCCGGGCGGGATCCATCTCGGCACGGCTCGGCGTGAGACACATCGAGGCGATGCTGGCGGCCGACGTTTGCTTCGAGGCCCACCACACCCTGTGCGAGGAAGTGGTCGAAGCGATCGCCGCCCGCCGGTCCGCCCTCAGCGATGCGCTCGCGTTCGCCGAGGCGATCGAGCAGCTCAAGGCCCGCCGCCCCGTGTCCGCGGCGGTCGCCGTGATGCGGCGCCCGCGCTCGGCGATCCACTTCCGCTACCCGATCGGCGCCCGGCTGCACCGCCTCTTCCGCGGCGGGGCGCCCGAGGCTGCGGCGAGCTGA
- a CDS encoding mechanosensitive ion channel family protein → MLSRRAWSWGGLALAFALVLSFAGGALAQPDGGTTPSPTLDELVKAARDSGATILIDGRTQPAATAGSPGTAASPSAALESAVAVRHGLAQTISRIPEIPGAIGHAVLTARGDGSAGWLWLAIPLTLIALAVGSIVGWLVWRWASRVLASLEARAEAVPAPRTSYAMLRTLLAMAAAAAFLLSGIAVIVVFVPTPGPARATAAIILVAITAYRITIALMTAVFMPSRPTIRLLPVDDATAARMLRAFKVMAATGFAFFGLALWTNEIGVDERSTDALQILASAVPITLLCIWLIIHRRVITAMIRGTSPRPNTFRKFLGSIWAFIVLGYLVIAGAAHISQVVTTNNPHAGPLLAPILAAIVGLSIYGACVIVLSRRFAALENTLRATIRPADALAAADDAPLPPAPPGEAPLAAAPPSGPTEAEVEPLLVWQARWHALFRRLAGLAAIVVAIVVLVVSLGVLKLDHDLTQTLGYVVILFAVWGVYDAMRTWIDGRMRDEMPAVGHGDSEDGMGPGSSRLATLLPLLRNILIAAMFTLMLTIALAAMGVNVAPLFAGAGVLGLAIGFGAQTLIRDVFSGAFFLADDAFRKGEFIDVGGVMGAVEKISIRSFQLRHQNGPLHTIPFGEIKQLTNYSRDWVVMKLPLRIPYGTDVERVRKLIKKLGQELLEDPECGPLFLAPLKSQGVIEMEDSAMIIRVKFMTKPGDQFVVRRHVYTRIGELFDREGIQFAHRYVTVRIDPPDAPADQQQAAAAAAEQILNQEEEQRRA, encoded by the coding sequence ATGTTGTCACGTCGAGCATGGAGCTGGGGTGGCCTCGCCCTCGCCTTCGCCTTGGTCCTCTCGTTCGCCGGCGGCGCTCTCGCGCAGCCGGACGGCGGGACCACCCCCTCCCCGACTCTCGACGAACTGGTGAAGGCGGCCCGCGACAGCGGGGCCACCATCCTGATCGACGGACGCACGCAACCGGCAGCCACGGCCGGCTCGCCGGGCACCGCGGCCTCCCCCAGCGCGGCGCTCGAGAGCGCGGTGGCCGTCCGCCACGGCCTCGCCCAGACGATCAGCCGGATCCCGGAGATCCCCGGCGCCATCGGCCATGCGGTGCTGACCGCCCGGGGCGACGGGTCGGCCGGCTGGCTCTGGCTCGCAATCCCCCTGACCCTGATCGCCCTCGCCGTCGGCTCCATCGTCGGATGGCTCGTCTGGCGCTGGGCCAGCCGCGTGCTCGCCTCGCTGGAAGCGCGGGCCGAAGCGGTCCCCGCGCCCCGCACCAGCTACGCGATGCTGCGGACACTGCTCGCGATGGCGGCGGCGGCCGCCTTCCTGCTCTCCGGCATCGCGGTGATCGTCGTCTTCGTGCCGACGCCCGGGCCGGCGCGCGCGACGGCGGCGATCATCCTCGTCGCGATCACCGCCTACCGGATCACCATCGCCCTGATGACGGCGGTGTTCATGCCGAGCCGGCCCACGATCAGGCTGCTGCCGGTCGACGACGCGACGGCCGCGAGGATGCTGCGGGCCTTCAAGGTGATGGCGGCGACCGGCTTCGCGTTCTTCGGCCTCGCGCTGTGGACCAACGAGATCGGCGTCGACGAGCGCTCCACCGACGCGCTCCAGATCCTCGCCTCGGCCGTGCCGATCACGCTTCTCTGCATCTGGCTGATCATCCACCGCCGGGTCATCACCGCGATGATCCGGGGGACATCGCCGCGCCCGAACACGTTCCGCAAGTTCCTCGGCTCGATCTGGGCGTTCATCGTTCTCGGCTACCTCGTGATCGCCGGCGCCGCGCACATCAGCCAGGTCGTCACGACCAACAATCCGCACGCCGGGCCGCTGCTGGCGCCCATCCTGGCGGCCATCGTCGGGCTATCGATCTACGGCGCGTGCGTCATCGTCCTGTCCCGCCGGTTCGCCGCGCTGGAGAACACGCTGCGCGCCACGATCAGGCCCGCCGATGCGCTCGCGGCCGCCGACGACGCGCCGCTGCCGCCCGCCCCGCCGGGCGAAGCGCCGCTCGCCGCCGCCCCGCCGAGCGGTCCGACGGAGGCAGAGGTCGAACCGCTCCTCGTATGGCAGGCGCGCTGGCACGCGCTCTTCCGGCGCCTCGCGGGGCTCGCCGCGATCGTGGTCGCGATCGTCGTGCTCGTGGTCTCGCTCGGTGTCCTGAAGCTCGACCACGATCTCACGCAGACCCTCGGCTACGTCGTCATCCTCTTCGCCGTATGGGGCGTCTACGATGCGATGCGCACGTGGATCGACGGCCGGATGCGGGACGAGATGCCGGCCGTCGGACACGGCGACAGCGAGGACGGAATGGGGCCGGGCTCATCACGCCTCGCGACGCTGCTGCCGCTGCTGCGCAACATCCTGATCGCCGCCATGTTCACGCTGATGCTGACGATCGCGCTCGCGGCGATGGGGGTGAACGTCGCGCCGCTCTTCGCGGGTGCCGGCGTCCTCGGCCTCGCCATCGGCTTCGGCGCGCAGACGCTCATCCGCGACGTCTTCTCCGGCGCGTTCTTCCTCGCCGACGACGCCTTCCGCAAGGGCGAGTTCATCGACGTCGGCGGCGTGATGGGGGCGGTCGAGAAGATCTCCATCCGCTCCTTCCAGCTCCGCCACCAGAACGGGCCCCTGCACACCATCCCCTTCGGCGAGATCAAGCAGCTCACCAACTATTCGCGAGACTGGGTGGTGATGAAGCTCCCCTTGCGCATCCCCTACGGCACCGACGTCGAGCGGGTCCGCAAGCTGATCAAGAAACTCGGCCAGGAGCTGCTGGAGGATCCCGAGTGCGGGCCGCTCTTCCTGGCGCCGCTGAAGTCGCAGGGCGTCATCGAGATGGAAGACTCGGCGATGATCATCCGCGTGAAGTTCATGACCAAGCCGGGCGACCAGTTCGTCGTGCGGCGCCACGTCTACACGCGGATCGGCGAGCTCTTCGACCGCGAGGGCATCCAGTTCGCGCACCGCTACGTCACGGTGCGGATCGACCCGCCCGACGCGCCGGCCGACCAGCAGCAGGCAGCGGCCGCCGCGGCCGAGCAGATCCTCAACCAGGAGGAAGAACAGCGCCGCGCCTGA